The Triticum aestivum cultivar Chinese Spring chromosome 6D, IWGSC CS RefSeq v2.1, whole genome shotgun sequence genomic sequence CACTAACCAATAACCATTGTGTGATAGGCTGAGAGTCAACGGGCCTTGAGGAGATATTTTACTAACGAGATGCGAATTGATCATGAACACAACCGCCCGAGCGATAGCTAACTGATCGACCGGATTAGGTCTGGCTTTTGCATTTGCGGAGCTAGCCACGACATGACCAAAACTCCAACCACAGATCCCTTGTCTCCCTCATGTGGCACCCCATGAGACCACCTATCTCGCAAAGGGAAGTGTGTAGTAGTACTGTCCATGCATGTTTCTCTCTTTAGCTAGGCTAGTGTTTCCCGGTGGCAATTAAGGCCGTTAAGCCTGGCCCCAACCCCCAAAACGAACAGGAGACACCAAGCCTAAACCAAGAAAAGACCAAAGCCAAAACCAGGGACAGCTCTCATCACCAGTTCATCATCACCACATGCACAAAGTGCACGAGCTGGCGAGCGTgcggtactactactagtagctcAGCTCGCGGCCCGATCGATCCATGTCCATGAGGAGCATTCCATGACCAACCCCTCCTCCccgtcttctccctcctcctctcccacctCCGCACACCATCGCCAGTACCAAGAACCGGCGGCGTCGGCGGCCAACGTGGGCAACGGCGGCCAGGTCGACCACGGCATTTCGTTTCCGGCGGCCGTAGACGACGTCGAGGGCGCCGAGCTGTCGCCCCCGCGCTGCGAATGGGAGTTCCGGCTCGCGGCCACCGTGCCGTCCCCGTCGCTGGCCGGCGCGTCCGAAGCCATCGGCAGCGTCGACTTCGACCCCGCCGGCCGCCTCCTCGCCACGGGCGGCATCGCGCGCAAGGTCCGGATATACGGCGTCGCCAGCCTGCCGTCGTCGCCTAGCCCCGCCGCGTGCATCTGCGTGCCGGCCAAGCTCAGCAGCGTGCGGTGGCGCCCCGAGGAGGGGGGCGGCCGCGCGGTGGGCTGCGGCGACTACGACGGCGTCGTGACGGAGTACGACGTGGAGCGCGGCGTCGCggcgtgggagcgcgacgagcactCCGGGAGGCGGGTGTGGGCGCTCGACTACGCGCCCCGAGGCGGTCACACGTCCATGACGGCGTCCGGCTCGGACGACCGGACGGCGCACGTCTGGGACCCGCGCGCCCCCTCGGGGTCGTGGGCCacggcgcgggccggcggcgcggtgcTGTGCGTGGAGTTCGACCCGTCCGGCGGGCCGCAGCTGGCGGTGGGCTCGGCGGACCGGCGCGCGGCCGTGTACGACGTGCGCGCGCTGGGCCACGGCGCGGTGGCGTCCATGGACGGGCACGCGCGCGCCGTGACGTACGTGCGGTGGGCGCCGGCGCGGCGGGTGGTGACGTCGGCCGCAGacgggacgcaccgactgtgggagTGGCCGTCGACGCCGGAGCTATCGGGGCCGGCGCGGGAGGTGCGGTCGTACAGCGGCCACGTCAGCGGGCGGAGCTTCGTGGGGATGGGGCTGTGGCGCGGCGCCGGGCTGGTGGCCAGCGGGTCCGAGTCCAACCACGTCTTCGTCTACGACCTCAGGTGGGGCAAGCCTGTCTGGGTGCACCCCTTCGACGTCGCCTCCGACAGCTCCTCCGACGCCGAAGGGTTTGTCAGCGCCGTGACCTGGCTGCAGGGTGATGCCGACGGCGGCGGGGCGCTCGTCGCCGGCAGGTCGGACGGCGTGCTGAAGATGTTCACGTGCCAACCACGCCGGGGAGATGACCACCAGGTGGACGACCTATAGCGGCCACACTCTCTGCTGCCCATTCTGAGCCagtgtgcgtgtgagagagattaaTTCTTGCGTTTCAATTATGATTATTATACTTGTTTTTCTTTTGTTGCGCACAAAAAAACAAACTTGCTAGAGCACAGGGGATATGattctttccctttttctttttctttatgtttttttattttgtaaCTCGTTCCTGACAATTTTTATTTATGTACTGATCTATTTTTCATGAAATACAAATAACTAAATTTTCATCGATTACACAATGAAGTGGTCTTTTTAGATGACCTCACGTTGAAGTGAATCTCATATTAACCACGGAAAGTAATTTTGAATGGGTGTGGCTAATTCTCATTCGGAGACTTAGCCAAGTCTCAGTCTAGTGGCATAACAtatacgaaaaaaaagaaaaataattaaaagaaaaTTTCGCACGGATCTCTACGTAAGATCTTACGAATAGGCCGGGCACTCTCCTCTATCTTTTGAGGTCCTTAACCATCTCCCTGAGAAAAGTAGACAGTAAAAGCAAAAATAAACTAAATAACATCATGCACGAAAGCAGATTTTGTGCAACCAGTTGCTCGATCCATATTCCATGTTTTATTTTCTGAAAATAAGAAAGCACTTCCCTCGCAAAAAAATTCATTGATACTATGGATCTATATCTTTTTTTCTTGAGGGAAACTATGGATCTATACCGTGTGCACATGGGAAAAGCTCATCCGACAAACATGACCATTTGTGACATAGAAAAAAAGACACAAGATTCAAATGGATAATGCTCAAGTTATATAACATAGACATAATATAAAATTGTGTTTCTTAGGTCACAATAAGGCATGTTATGTTATGAGTATTCGAAGATGAATATTATATTTCATAACTTACATCTACGAACTATACCACATTTTTTGGGAAACTAGGAAAATGAAGGGAAACAAACAGAGAGATTGGATTGGCAAAAAATTATATACACTTCTTTTTCGGAAAGGAAGGTCAAAACATACTGACATATGCATCCTAGGATCGGGCCATAATTTCCTTTAAATAAATGTGATGCAATATACCAAAAAAATCTACTTTAAAATAGAGTATATACAGTGGAAAACTATGGAAAACCCAGAACAAAGATTAAGAACCAAAATACACGTAAAGTCGGTATCCCCCCCTAGGATCTGGCGTCGCCCTCGAGAAAGAGAGGCAAAGTTAATACTCCCTATGCACTCAGCTGAACGATCAAAGTGAAATTCATGAATGTGGTGTAGTCTCACCGAGCTTCATGTGAATATAGGTATTTCAATCAGTCCATCATTCTTGATGGATACATATGGATGGATATGAGGAAGCTACTGTAGATGGGAATAGTTGCGTCGTGTGGCCGCACTTTGGCCAGGTTGGCGGACAGTGGAGTGTATGGACTAGATTTGCCACTTGGTACGTGCCAACCCTTTGCACCTCTTGTTGTATCACTTGACCATTTAATGCNNNNNNNNNNNNNNNNNNNNNNNNNNNNNNNNNNNNNNNNNNNNNNNNNNNNNNNNNNNNNNNNNNNNNNNNNNNNNNNNNNNNNNNNNNNNNNNNNNNNNNNNNNNNNNNNNNNNNNNNNNNNNNNNNNNNNNNNNNNNNNNNNNNNNNNNNNNNNNNNNNNNNNNNNNNNNNNNNNNNNNNNNNNNNNNNNNNNNNNNNNNNNNNNNNNNNNNNNNNNNNNNNNNNNNNNNNNNNNNNNNNNNNNNNNNNNNNNNNNNNNNNNNNNNNNNNNNNNNNNNNNNNCACGCGCGCACGTTCGACAGGCCGTCCATGGTGCTGGTGCACGTGCGTGGCCATCCAAGCAGCGTGCGTGCATGCTGTGCATGGGTATTTTATGGCAGTTCACTTTAGGATcgaactctctctctcacacacacataaaagATTGCTCGAAAACACAAAACACAAAGAAAGTCATAGGTCCGGCAGGCGGCAGCGTGTCAAAACACAAAACAGAGATCGAATAGATCGCCGTCAGGCGTGGTCATCGATGCACATCGACGAGATCCAGCTGCTCTAGATTAAACTAATAGTGGTAGTGATCAGTCCCCTAAATAGTATTGCTCTTCCTGTCTGCAGCTTATAACGGTGTAACGACGACGACATGCCGgcatgagcatgaacatgaacatgtgCACTCTCGTCGCTATACAGAAAGAGGGAAAGCGGCATGCGGTGGAGCCGGTCCAGATCGAGACCGCGGGCGCCTCCGGACGCGTACGGATTGGACGGTCCATCCTTGCGCAAATACGTAGGAGTGGATAAGAACTGGCCCACTTGAGACAGTGAGTACTACTGATCAGAGCGAGGCAAAACCAGCTGCTCCTGCAGTCCTGCTTTGTGCACAGTAATGAGCTAGGAGTAGTACTGATCGATTTCGCTCGCATCTCAACGGCGGACCCGCAAATCCGATTAGACCGTGCTGTCCAAACAAATCATGGAAGTTATTCAACAAGGTACGTATCGTCATGGTCCGGACACGATTTTTTCTATTACCCGGAGTCAAAGGTAGGGAAGCTTTGCAGGAGTCCAGACCAATCCCAAGTCTGCTTTTGACCGTTCTAGCCAATGAAAACCCCTCGCCCCttcgcgcgtgcttcccgcccggcgtcagctgcctgcattcatgccgctgtagagcgcGCCGCTTCACATTAAAGGCGGgtcagagcggacgcgacctctcattgcCTCCATCATTCAAGTGGCGCGTCGGCCGCTGGTGTCGCCGGCTACACGCCCAGCTGAACACGTCTCCTTGCCGCATTCATACGAATCCACTAAACCCGCGTGGAAGCCGAGAaatctactccggccacacgtccgctcATGAGCGGACCAGCATTAAGCGCAACcccagccgagctcctcctgtccgccctctatttaaacgaggccaaacgacgtgcaagaatcgcacccctccgttGGCCCCCCATCTCCTCCATAATTTTCTCCACTTTTTCGACTGCTTTCGGAGAGCAGTTCTTTGGCATACAagtcggctgggtggcccgccgagcccgaatACGAGCGAGGCAGCTCCCTGCTCCACCTCCCGCAGCTGACCCGGGGGAAGCCGCCGCGTGGTTCAGCAATTCGTCGCTCCAAGCCAACTCGATGAGGAGTGGCCAGTTGCTCCACACCGGCACGGACATCGCCGCATCCAGTGCCTGTGACAGCGCCATCCGTCGTCGATGCGCACGTAGCGCGCCATGCACGCAGAGAAAGAATCCGGCTACGCAGATGTGGACGAGGTGGAGGCCAGCAcgtcgaggagaagtagaacacgggatgccgccgccgcttgggtcccaggaaggcccCCGCCGGTTATCTGGCCAGTTCTCCTTTATCTTAGACCATCCTGGGCACCCGCCTGAGCTCCATGGAAGCACCATTCCCCTTCGGCTGAAGCACCCTCTTTGCCGCTCCGATGAGCGGCGCAGCCGGACATAGGGAAGATACGGGGGAAGAACATGCCTCCGGGGCTCCTGTCAGTCCGGTTATTCTAGTTAGCGGGCttccggagatggggaagacaaaCCACGGCCAGCTAtagactagtgtagtgtatccATGTCCTGGGAGTGGAGC encodes the following:
- the LOC123143163 gene encoding WD repeat-containing protein RUP2 (The sequence of the model RefSeq protein was modified relative to this genomic sequence to represent the inferred CDS: added 136 bases not found in genome assembly) yields the protein MTNPCSPSSPFSSSPTSAHHRRYEEPAAAAANVGNGGQVDYGISFSAAVDDVEGAELSPPRCEWEFRLAATVPSPSLAGASEAIGSVDFDPAGRLLATGGIARKVRIYGVASLPSSPSPAACICVPAKLSSVRWRPEEGGGRAVGCGDYDGVVTEYDVERGVAAWERDEHSGRRVWALDYAPRGGHTSMTASGSDDRTAHVWDPRAPSGSWATARAGGAVLCVEFDPSGGPQLAVGSADRRAAVYDVRALGHGAVASMDGHARAVTYVRWAPARRVVTSAADGTHRLWEWPSTPELSGPAREVRSYSGHVSGRSFVGMGLWRGAGLVASGSESNHVFVYDLRWGKPVWVHPFDVASDSSSDAEGFVSAVTWLQGDADGGGALVAGRSDGVLKMFTCQPRRGDDHQVDDL